A genomic segment from Luteolibacter ambystomatis encodes:
- a CDS encoding class I SAM-dependent rRNA methyltransferase: MPGLIIAPRARIFHGHEWVYATEVKKTFGDPQPGDVITLKDFRDRPMGTAIYNPASQIVARRFSRRRQDLDLDFFTRRISQALLLRQTAGVDERLCRLVWSESDGLPGVIVDRYGDHLVLQTLTLAMDMRKDLIRDALVAVIEPKSILLRNDSPVRKAEGMEPLIEIIHGENPGPFTVRANDLDFEVDLFDGQKTGLYLDQLQSHAEVAKFAKGKRVLDCFTNQGGFALACAKAGAAKVTAVDISASACDATRRNAELNGLEIEVIEHNVFDFLKHATPDYDLIILDPPSFTRNKKTLMDAMRGYKEIHLRSLKLLDKGGIMASFCCSHHASRELFVENIVDASVDAKKALRLLANHGQRPDHPVVLSIPETEYLKGVTVEVMAGR, from the coding sequence ATGCCCGGCCTCATCATCGCACCCCGCGCCCGCATTTTCCACGGACACGAGTGGGTCTACGCCACCGAGGTGAAAAAGACCTTCGGCGATCCCCAGCCTGGCGACGTGATCACGCTCAAGGATTTCCGCGACCGGCCGATGGGCACCGCGATCTACAATCCCGCCTCCCAGATCGTGGCGCGCCGGTTTTCCCGCCGCCGCCAGGATCTCGATCTCGATTTCTTCACCCGCCGCATCAGCCAGGCCCTCCTGCTCCGCCAGACCGCCGGGGTCGATGAACGCCTGTGCCGCTTGGTCTGGAGCGAGTCGGACGGCCTCCCCGGCGTGATAGTGGACCGCTATGGCGACCACCTCGTGCTCCAGACCCTCACGCTGGCGATGGACATGCGGAAGGACCTGATCCGCGACGCGCTGGTGGCAGTGATCGAGCCGAAGTCGATCCTGCTCCGCAACGACTCCCCCGTCCGCAAGGCCGAGGGCATGGAACCGCTGATCGAGATCATCCACGGCGAAAACCCAGGCCCTTTCACGGTCCGGGCGAACGATCTCGATTTCGAGGTCGATCTCTTCGACGGGCAGAAGACCGGGCTCTACCTCGACCAGCTCCAGTCCCACGCCGAGGTCGCAAAGTTCGCCAAGGGCAAGCGCGTGCTCGACTGCTTCACCAATCAGGGTGGCTTCGCCCTCGCCTGCGCCAAAGCCGGTGCCGCCAAGGTCACCGCCGTGGACATCTCCGCCAGCGCCTGCGATGCCACCCGCCGCAATGCCGAGCTCAACGGCCTGGAGATCGAGGTGATCGAGCACAACGTCTTCGATTTCCTCAAGCACGCCACGCCGGACTACGACCTGATCATTCTCGACCCACCCAGCTTCACCCGGAACAAGAAGACGCTCATGGATGCCATGCGCGGCTATAAGGAGATCCATCTGCGCTCTCTGAAGCTGCTCGACAAGGGCGGGATCATGGCCTCGTTCTGCTGCTCCCACCACGCCAGCCGCGAGCTGTTCGTGGAGAACATCGTCGATGCCTCCGTGGACGCGAAGAAGGCCCTGCGCCTGCTCGCCAACCACGGCCAGCGCCCCGATCATCCGGTCGTGCTTTCCATTCCGGAAACGGAGTATCTGAAGGGTGTGACCGTGGAGGTCATGGCCGGGCGATGA
- a CDS encoding DUF1501 domain-containing protein, with protein sequence MKPCCPGNPLDRYASRREFLYVGLLGGLGMTLPGFLQQALGAQKDYPLREGVAKGIIHIFLPGGIAHQESFDPKPFAPAEYRGPFGAIDTKLKGVQFGQHMKDLAQIADKFTVIRSMSHGEAAHERGTHNMFTGYRPSPAVEYPSIGSIISHEMGPQNNLPPYVCVPSVPNEFANSGFLSSAYGPFALGSDPAQGNFQVRDLSLPKGVTDERFARRRSLLETVDHHFRTLEKSDALDSMDAFYQHAYKLISSQQAREAFNLAAEPDALKDEYGRTQAGQRMLLARRLIEGGVRFVSLTAGGWDHHDNLKAGIEKELPPVDKALATLIRDLERRGMLDSTLVVVTSEFGRTPKVNPTGGRDHWPRVFSVMMAGGGVNQGYVHGASDALGGEPEQDMVTVSDLATTMYNQIGITADKELMSPGNRPIEICDGGKVLDSILAKKA encoded by the coding sequence ATGAAACCTTGCTGCCCTGGTAATCCGCTTGATCGCTACGCGTCCCGCCGGGAATTCCTCTATGTCGGCCTGCTCGGCGGGCTGGGCATGACGCTTCCGGGCTTTCTGCAACAGGCCCTTGGTGCTCAGAAGGACTACCCGCTCCGCGAGGGGGTGGCCAAGGGCATCATCCACATTTTCCTCCCCGGCGGGATCGCCCATCAGGAGTCGTTCGACCCGAAACCGTTCGCTCCGGCGGAGTATCGCGGGCCGTTCGGCGCGATCGATACCAAGCTGAAGGGCGTCCAGTTCGGCCAGCACATGAAAGACCTGGCCCAGATCGCGGACAAGTTCACCGTGATCCGTTCGATGTCGCACGGTGAGGCCGCCCACGAACGCGGGACGCACAACATGTTCACCGGCTATCGGCCGTCCCCTGCGGTCGAGTATCCGTCGATCGGCTCGATCATTTCCCACGAGATGGGGCCGCAGAACAACCTGCCGCCGTACGTCTGCGTGCCTTCGGTGCCGAACGAGTTCGCGAATTCCGGTTTCCTTTCCTCCGCCTACGGTCCGTTCGCGCTGGGGTCCGATCCCGCGCAGGGCAATTTCCAGGTCCGCGACCTGTCTCTGCCGAAGGGCGTGACCGACGAGCGTTTCGCTCGCCGTCGTTCGCTGCTGGAGACGGTGGACCATCACTTCCGCACGCTGGAGAAATCCGACGCGCTGGACTCGATGGACGCCTTCTACCAGCACGCCTACAAATTGATCTCGTCCCAGCAGGCGCGTGAGGCCTTCAACCTCGCCGCCGAACCGGATGCGCTGAAGGACGAATACGGTCGCACCCAGGCGGGCCAGCGCATGTTGCTCGCGCGTCGCCTGATCGAGGGAGGAGTCCGGTTTGTCTCGCTGACGGCGGGCGGCTGGGACCACCACGACAATCTCAAGGCGGGGATCGAAAAGGAGCTGCCACCGGTGGACAAGGCGCTGGCGACCCTGATCCGCGATCTCGAACGCCGCGGCATGCTGGATTCCACACTGGTGGTGGTGACCTCCGAGTTCGGCCGCACGCCGAAGGTCAATCCGACCGGCGGTCGCGATCACTGGCCGCGCGTCTTCTCCGTGATGATGGCCGGTGGCGGCGTGAACCAAGGCTACGTCCACGGTGCGTCCGATGCATTGGGCGGCGAGCCGGAGCAGGACATGGTGACCGTCTCCGATCTTGCGACCACGATGTACAACCAGATCGGCATCACTGCGGATAAGGAACTGATGTCACCCGGCAACCGGCCCATCGAAATCTGCGATGGCGGCAAGGTCCTCGATTCCATTCTCGCGAAGAAAGCATGA
- a CDS encoding PPC domain-containing protein, with amino-acid sequence MTRTAVIALALGLMPAALHAFSPELSLIVPRGGQQGTEVAVEFRGDRLEEVQEALFNDVGITLKDLQVKDAKSVVAKFVVAPDAPLGEHSLRLRSPSGLTELRTFWVGQFPTVAEVEPNNSFDQPQKVDLNVTVAGVAGNEDEDYYVCSLKKGQRLSVEVEGMRLGRTMFDPYVAILDPRKFEVASCDDAPLLRNDAFATIIAPEDGDYRVVVREAAYEGTDQCDYRLHIGSFPRPSGIFPPGGKPGETIDFRLIGDPAGPIVKKATLPQQGERFPVFAGVDGLLAPSANWVVVSPLEHVEETEPNDSNNEATVMPAIPCAGQGILEKKDDTDCYKFHATKGNNLILKVMGRALRSPIDAVLRLRSAKDGKQLGENDDQGGPDPLLAWTCPEDGDYIIEVRDKLGRGGPDYTYRLEVIWKEAAIAAAMPVVERNNSQKWKTFVVSRGNRYAALINVTRENIGCDMVLEAASLPAGVTMNAPGVAKSTSSFPVVFEAKADAPVAGGLYHLGVHSTGDGPALKGELADTIHLVDINNQGAYHSVPLDRIAMAVINEAPVKIELDPPAVPIVRNGILQLKVRAIRSEGYNDAITVRFLWNPPGIGSPTTITIPSGQSEAMYEINANGDAPAAEWKVCVLAEAPTPKGTVLVSSALVPLKVVEPYLTMTMDMAATEQGKPAPMTCKIEVQHPFNGDATAELIGLPGGVTTTAVTFNKDKTEIVFPLTVAGDAPVNKHGNIFCRVNVPENGATILHQVGQGGTLRIDKPSQPVAQAAQPEKPPAAGAPAAPAAKPLSRLEQLRQRTP; translated from the coding sequence ATGACCCGCACGGCTGTCATCGCCCTGGCGCTTGGGCTGATGCCCGCGGCGCTGCACGCCTTTTCTCCGGAGCTCTCCCTGATCGTCCCGCGTGGCGGACAGCAGGGCACGGAGGTGGCGGTGGAGTTCCGTGGCGACCGACTGGAGGAGGTGCAGGAGGCGCTTTTCAACGATGTCGGGATCACGCTGAAGGATCTCCAGGTGAAGGATGCCAAGAGCGTCGTGGCGAAGTTCGTCGTCGCGCCGGATGCACCGCTGGGCGAGCACTCGCTGCGGCTGCGCTCACCAAGCGGGCTTACCGAGCTGCGGACCTTCTGGGTCGGGCAGTTTCCCACCGTGGCCGAGGTCGAGCCGAACAACAGCTTCGACCAGCCGCAGAAGGTGGATCTCAATGTCACCGTCGCGGGGGTGGCGGGCAATGAGGACGAGGACTACTATGTGTGTAGTTTGAAGAAGGGCCAGCGGCTCTCCGTGGAAGTGGAGGGCATGCGGCTGGGGCGGACGATGTTCGATCCCTACGTGGCCATCCTTGATCCGCGGAAATTCGAGGTCGCGTCCTGCGACGATGCGCCGCTGCTGCGCAACGACGCCTTCGCCACGATCATCGCCCCGGAGGATGGAGACTACCGCGTGGTGGTCCGCGAGGCTGCCTATGAAGGCACGGACCAGTGCGACTACCGTTTGCACATCGGTTCGTTCCCGCGGCCCTCGGGCATTTTCCCGCCGGGTGGCAAGCCCGGTGAGACGATCGATTTCCGCCTCATTGGCGATCCGGCCGGGCCGATCGTGAAGAAGGCGACGCTGCCGCAGCAGGGGGAGCGCTTTCCGGTCTTCGCCGGTGTGGATGGCCTGCTGGCCCCATCGGCGAACTGGGTGGTGGTTTCACCACTGGAGCATGTCGAGGAAACCGAGCCGAACGATTCCAACAACGAGGCCACCGTGATGCCCGCGATCCCGTGTGCGGGGCAGGGAATTCTGGAAAAGAAGGACGACACCGATTGCTACAAGTTCCACGCCACGAAGGGGAACAACCTCATCCTGAAAGTCATGGGCCGTGCGCTGCGCTCTCCCATCGATGCCGTCCTGCGCCTGCGTTCCGCAAAGGATGGCAAGCAGCTTGGCGAAAACGACGACCAGGGCGGACCCGATCCGTTGCTGGCGTGGACCTGCCCGGAGGATGGCGACTACATCATCGAGGTTCGCGACAAGCTCGGCCGTGGCGGGCCGGACTACACGTATCGGCTGGAAGTCATCTGGAAGGAAGCCGCCATCGCCGCGGCCATGCCGGTGGTCGAGCGGAACAATTCCCAGAAGTGGAAGACCTTCGTGGTGTCGCGTGGCAACCGCTATGCGGCCTTGATCAATGTCACCCGCGAGAACATCGGCTGCGACATGGTGCTGGAAGCCGCTTCGCTGCCCGCAGGCGTGACGATGAACGCGCCCGGTGTGGCGAAGTCCACCAGCAGCTTTCCGGTGGTGTTCGAAGCAAAGGCCGATGCGCCGGTGGCGGGCGGACTTTATCATCTCGGCGTCCATTCGACCGGTGACGGCCCTGCGCTCAAGGGTGAACTGGCGGATACGATCCACCTCGTGGACATCAACAACCAGGGTGCCTATCACTCGGTGCCGCTCGACCGCATCGCGATGGCGGTGATCAACGAGGCCCCGGTAAAGATCGAGCTCGATCCACCCGCGGTGCCGATCGTCCGCAATGGCATTCTCCAGCTCAAGGTGCGGGCGATCCGCTCCGAAGGTTACAACGACGCGATCACCGTGCGCTTCCTGTGGAACCCGCCGGGCATCGGTTCGCCCACCACAATCACGATTCCCTCGGGCCAGTCCGAGGCGATGTACGAGATCAATGCCAACGGCGATGCTCCGGCGGCGGAGTGGAAGGTCTGCGTGTTGGCGGAGGCTCCCACGCCGAAGGGCACGGTGCTCGTTTCCTCCGCGCTGGTGCCGCTGAAAGTGGTCGAGCCGTATCTGACGATGACGATGGACATGGCGGCGACGGAGCAGGGCAAGCCCGCGCCGATGACCTGCAAGATCGAGGTACAGCATCCCTTCAATGGTGATGCCACCGCCGAGTTGATCGGCCTGCCCGGCGGCGTCACCACCACGGCGGTCACCTTCAACAAGGACAAGACCGAGATCGTCTTCCCGCTCACTGTCGCCGGGGATGCGCCGGTGAACAAACACGGCAACATCTTCTGCCGCGTCAACGTGCCGGAGAATGGAGCAACTATCCTACATCAGGTGGGGCAGGGTGGCACGCTGCGCATCGACAAGCCGAGCCAGCCGGTGGCGCAAGCCGCGCAACCGGAGAAACCGCCCGCAGCAGGTGCGCCTGCCGCTCCGGCAGCCAAACCGCTTTCCCGTCTCGAACAACTCCGCCAGCGCACGCCATGA
- a CDS encoding PSD1 and planctomycete cytochrome C domain-containing protein: MIRPTPIVWAAGALIASTLVSQAANFEQVQDILETRCVECHQTGKTKGNLLMETREGFLKGGDSGAAIQPGDVSKSELLKRIHLPKDDEDAMPPAKSGPPLTEEEQKLIGQWVTDGAPWPDGLTLASRSKNALPRWDAPADPQLAFIEAYPKSVSLETAADFHRVIVIARFKDSATHDITRQSKLTLGDPSLATLTGTTLLPKKDGTTTLKIEYRGLSTEVAVAVKDATKPRPVSFQLDVMPVLTAAGCNTGSCHGSARGQDGFHLSLYGFDPKGDFYRLTTEMAGRRVNLAVPEESLMITKAIGAVPHTGGKLLAKDSASYNTLVEWIRNGAEYDADGIPQPTGITVEPSEMVLKGGDVRIPITVRATYSDGTDRDVSTLSGFSTSNDNSVTIDKHQGIAASKNRGEAFLLARFHTFNEGAQAIVVPADLPYTRPEVAENNYIDKLVHDKLDKLRIIPSGLCSDEEFIRRAFIDIIGELPSVPEREAFLASNDAKKREALVDQLLSRKEFTEMWVMKWAELLQIRTFQKGGSQVSYKAALGYYNWLRERIASNMPFNELVRQLLSAEGGTFTNPATNYYQLEEEPLKTSENVAQVFMGTRIQCAQCHNHPFDRWTMEDYYGFAAFFAQVKRKPAEDPRERIIFDGGGEVQHLVTKQNVPPKFLGGARPEIKNETRREEVAKWLTSTDNPWFARNVSNIVWSHFLGAGIVEPVDDVRVSNPPSNPALLDELTKHFVSYNYDFRKLVRDICTSRTYQLASATNETNVTDDRNFSHAAIRRVRAEVLLDCISQVTNTPNKFKGLPLGARAVQIADGNTTNYFLTTFGRASRATACSCEVKMEPNLSQALHLLNGDTTQQRVRNGKVVENYLKDKKSPSEVITNLYLSTLGRAPTDPELNNLLTATKEATKPEETREVLEDIFWALLNSKEFIFNH; this comes from the coding sequence ATGATCCGACCGACTCCCATCGTATGGGCCGCGGGTGCCCTGATCGCTTCCACACTCGTCTCGCAGGCCGCGAACTTCGAGCAGGTGCAGGACATTCTCGAAACCCGCTGCGTGGAATGCCACCAGACCGGCAAGACCAAGGGCAACCTGCTGATGGAAACCCGCGAGGGCTTTCTCAAGGGCGGCGATTCCGGTGCGGCGATCCAGCCGGGCGATGTCTCGAAGTCGGAGCTGCTCAAGCGCATCCATCTTCCCAAGGATGATGAGGACGCGATGCCGCCGGCGAAGTCTGGACCACCACTGACCGAGGAAGAGCAGAAGCTGATCGGACAGTGGGTGACCGACGGTGCTCCATGGCCGGATGGCTTGACGCTGGCCTCGCGCTCGAAGAACGCCTTGCCGCGCTGGGATGCTCCGGCGGACCCGCAGCTTGCTTTCATCGAGGCCTATCCGAAATCGGTGAGCTTGGAGACGGCGGCGGATTTTCATCGGGTGATCGTCATCGCGCGTTTCAAGGATTCCGCCACGCACGACATCACCCGCCAGTCGAAACTGACGCTCGGCGATCCCTCGCTGGCCACGCTGACCGGCACCACGCTGCTGCCGAAGAAGGATGGCACGACGACGTTGAAGATCGAATACCGCGGTCTCTCCACCGAAGTGGCGGTGGCAGTAAAGGATGCGACCAAGCCGCGCCCGGTTTCCTTCCAGCTCGATGTGATGCCCGTGCTCACGGCGGCGGGTTGCAACACCGGCTCGTGCCACGGTTCCGCGCGTGGCCAGGATGGCTTCCACCTTTCGCTGTATGGCTTCGATCCGAAGGGCGACTTCTATCGTCTCACCACCGAGATGGCCGGACGCCGCGTGAATCTGGCGGTGCCGGAGGAATCTCTGATGATCACCAAGGCCATCGGCGCGGTGCCGCACACCGGTGGCAAGTTGTTAGCGAAGGACAGCGCGTCCTACAACACGCTGGTCGAATGGATCCGCAATGGCGCTGAGTATGATGCGGATGGGATTCCGCAGCCGACCGGCATCACGGTGGAGCCCTCGGAAATGGTGCTCAAGGGCGGCGACGTGCGGATTCCGATCACCGTTCGCGCGACTTATTCCGATGGCACCGACCGCGATGTCTCGACGCTGTCCGGCTTCTCGACCTCGAACGACAACTCGGTGACCATCGACAAACACCAGGGCATCGCCGCTTCGAAGAACCGCGGTGAGGCGTTCCTGCTCGCCCGCTTCCACACCTTCAACGAAGGCGCGCAGGCGATCGTGGTGCCTGCGGATCTGCCTTACACGCGGCCGGAGGTCGCGGAGAACAACTACATCGACAAACTGGTCCACGACAAACTGGACAAGCTGCGCATCATTCCCTCCGGCCTGTGCTCGGATGAGGAATTCATCCGCCGCGCCTTCATCGACATCATCGGTGAACTGCCGAGCGTGCCGGAGCGCGAGGCTTTCCTTGCCAGCAATGATGCGAAGAAGCGCGAGGCGCTGGTGGACCAGTTGCTCTCGCGCAAGGAATTCACCGAGATGTGGGTGATGAAGTGGGCGGAGCTGCTGCAGATCCGTACCTTCCAGAAGGGCGGCAGCCAGGTGAGCTACAAGGCGGCGCTCGGCTACTACAACTGGTTGCGCGAGCGCATCGCCTCAAACATGCCGTTCAACGAACTGGTGCGGCAGTTGCTCTCGGCGGAAGGCGGCACCTTTACCAATCCGGCGACGAATTACTACCAGCTCGAGGAAGAGCCGTTGAAGACCAGCGAGAATGTCGCGCAGGTCTTCATGGGCACGCGCATCCAGTGCGCGCAGTGCCACAACCATCCCTTCGACCGCTGGACGATGGAGGACTACTATGGCTTCGCGGCGTTCTTCGCGCAGGTGAAGCGCAAGCCCGCCGAGGACCCGCGCGAGCGCATCATCTTCGATGGCGGCGGCGAGGTGCAGCATCTGGTGACGAAGCAGAACGTTCCGCCGAAGTTCCTCGGTGGCGCGCGTCCGGAGATCAAGAACGAGACCCGTCGCGAAGAGGTGGCGAAGTGGCTGACCTCCACCGACAACCCATGGTTCGCCCGCAACGTATCGAACATCGTGTGGTCGCACTTTCTCGGTGCGGGCATCGTCGAACCGGTGGATGACGTGCGCGTTTCGAACCCGCCATCGAACCCGGCGCTGCTCGATGAACTGACGAAGCACTTCGTCTCCTACAACTACGACTTCCGCAAGCTGGTGCGGGACATCTGCACCTCGCGGACCTACCAGCTCGCGAGCGCGACGAACGAGACGAACGTCACCGACGACCGCAATTTCTCGCACGCCGCGATCCGCCGGGTGCGTGCGGAGGTGCTGCTCGATTGCATCTCACAGGTCACCAACACGCCGAACAAGTTCAAGGGGCTGCCGCTTGGCGCGCGGGCGGTGCAGATCGCGGACGGGAATACGACGAACTACTTCCTCACCACCTTCGGCCGCGCGTCACGCGCCACCGCCTGCTCGTGCGAGGTGAAGATGGAGCCGAACCTGTCGCAGGCGCTGCATCTGCTCAATGGCGACACCACCCAGCAGCGCGTCCGCAATGGCAAGGTGGTGGAGAATTACCTCAAGGACAAGAAGTCGCCCAGCGAGGTCATTACCAATCTCTATCTCTCCACGCTCGGCCGCGCGCCCACCGATCCGGAGTTGAACAACCTGCTCACCGCCACCAAGGAAGCGACCAAGCCGGAGGAAACGCGCGAGGTGTTGGAAGACATCTTCTGGGCGCTGCTGAACTCGAAGGAATTCATTTTCAACCACTGA
- a CDS encoding c-type cytochrome domain-containing protein has product MSIRGFKFLLLFTPVVASAEDKITYDDQIFPLFQQSCLNCHNPDKTKGGLDLSTYSGAMKGGSGGKIAEPGDKGSKIIAVCLQITDPKMPPEGEKLGPSQIDLLKGWIEGGLLENKNSTAKKATKPKFETALKSDPAAKPEGPPPMPEHLRLEPVITTARASAVHAMAVSPWAPLLAVTGQHQVLLHHTETRELVAVLPFPEGDPVSLAFTPDARYLIVGGGTPGKSGMTVTFDVKTGERALTVAKEFDSILAADIRPGFDVVATGGPSRLLKLWNTQTGAPIASIKKHTDWITALDISPDGILVASGDRNGGVWVWEAESGNEFHTLRAHQAAITAAVFRADSNILATSSEDGTVRFWEMNGGSEVKKLDAHPGGVTAFSFARDGSFVTSGRDKKVRLWKPDFNAAKELAKDLPALPTAVALTADGAKAFVSDYQGTIRVYATAEGKQVGEFNAAPPSIANRLVALKTEIESASSAIGTTGAKVEEANKAFEGSKKAVADAEEAAKQARMIHEAAKKGEAETRAKLDQVRQGLASRRGEIEKLSADDSATVKELEAKRQALAVLPEDQRNPPELASMEEKHRDLEAKLADLRQQVGGLEGEEKTLPGALEGSVRAAAAAGERIKPADETIATRKKEMPAFEKGLNDARAEAEAAKARVPALQAAEKHWQAAAINTRALDARDTTRQLTQSATDQQADCRELVESIAKQGEVLAAKKAEREAFSAKLNEKALASYRGEMRATLSALDATIASRAEILAADERKLQELRDSMERLTVKLLGVSLEADDLKAAYLTALRR; this is encoded by the coding sequence GTGTCCATTCGTGGTTTTAAGTTCCTCCTCTTGTTCACGCCGGTGGTGGCCTCTGCGGAAGATAAGATCACCTACGATGACCAGATCTTTCCGTTGTTCCAGCAATCCTGTTTGAACTGTCACAACCCGGACAAGACCAAGGGCGGCCTCGACCTCTCCACCTACTCCGGCGCGATGAAGGGCGGCTCCGGTGGCAAGATCGCGGAACCGGGCGACAAGGGCTCGAAGATCATCGCGGTGTGCCTCCAGATCACCGATCCGAAGATGCCACCGGAGGGCGAGAAGCTCGGACCCAGCCAGATTGATTTGCTGAAAGGCTGGATCGAAGGCGGCCTGTTGGAAAACAAGAACTCGACCGCGAAGAAGGCCACGAAGCCGAAATTCGAGACCGCGCTCAAGTCCGATCCCGCCGCGAAGCCGGAAGGCCCGCCACCGATGCCGGAGCATCTGCGTCTGGAACCAGTGATCACGACCGCGCGTGCCTCCGCGGTGCATGCGATGGCGGTTTCGCCGTGGGCTCCGCTGCTGGCGGTGACGGGGCAGCATCAGGTGCTGCTTCACCACACCGAGACGCGGGAACTGGTGGCGGTGCTGCCGTTTCCGGAAGGCGATCCGGTGTCGCTGGCGTTCACCCCGGATGCGCGCTACCTGATCGTTGGCGGCGGCACACCGGGAAAATCGGGGATGACCGTGACCTTCGATGTGAAGACCGGCGAGCGCGCGCTGACGGTGGCCAAGGAGTTCGACTCGATCCTCGCTGCGGACATCCGTCCCGGGTTCGACGTAGTCGCGACCGGAGGACCCTCGCGCTTGCTGAAGCTTTGGAACACCCAGACCGGGGCGCCGATCGCCTCGATCAAGAAGCACACCGACTGGATCACGGCGCTCGATATTTCTCCGGACGGCATTCTTGTGGCCTCGGGTGACCGCAATGGCGGGGTGTGGGTGTGGGAAGCCGAGAGTGGCAATGAGTTCCACACGCTGCGCGCGCATCAGGCGGCGATCACCGCGGCGGTGTTCCGTGCGGACTCCAACATCCTCGCGACGTCTTCCGAAGATGGCACGGTGCGGTTCTGGGAGATGAACGGCGGCTCCGAGGTGAAGAAGCTCGACGCGCATCCGGGTGGTGTGACCGCGTTTTCCTTCGCGCGTGATGGCTCGTTCGTGACCTCTGGCCGCGACAAGAAGGTGCGGCTGTGGAAGCCGGACTTCAACGCAGCCAAGGAGCTGGCAAAAGATCTGCCCGCGCTGCCGACGGCGGTGGCGCTGACGGCGGATGGCGCGAAGGCCTTCGTGTCCGACTACCAGGGGACGATCCGCGTTTACGCGACCGCCGAGGGCAAGCAGGTGGGTGAGTTCAACGCGGCGCCGCCATCGATCGCGAACCGGCTCGTCGCTCTGAAGACGGAGATCGAGAGCGCATCCTCCGCCATCGGAACGACCGGGGCGAAGGTGGAGGAGGCGAACAAGGCTTTCGAAGGTTCCAAGAAAGCCGTGGCGGATGCCGAGGAAGCAGCCAAACAGGCGAGGATGATCCATGAGGCCGCCAAGAAGGGCGAGGCCGAGACCCGGGCGAAGCTCGATCAGGTCCGTCAGGGACTGGCTTCGCGCCGTGGCGAGATCGAGAAGCTTTCCGCCGATGACAGCGCCACGGTCAAGGAGCTGGAAGCGAAGCGTCAGGCGCTCGCCGTCCTGCCCGAGGACCAGCGGAATCCCCCGGAACTGGCCTCCATGGAGGAAAAGCATCGCGATTTGGAAGCGAAGTTGGCGGATCTGCGCCAGCAAGTGGGCGGACTTGAGGGTGAGGAGAAGACGTTGCCGGGAGCTTTGGAAGGCAGTGTTCGCGCCGCGGCAGCAGCCGGGGAGCGGATCAAGCCTGCGGACGAGACCATTGCCACCCGGAAGAAAGAGATGCCCGCCTTTGAGAAAGGCCTCAACGACGCCCGTGCCGAAGCGGAGGCTGCCAAAGCGCGGGTGCCCGCGCTTCAAGCCGCCGAAAAGCACTGGCAGGCCGCGGCGATCAATACCCGTGCCCTTGATGCCCGCGATACCACCCGCCAGCTCACCCAGAGTGCGACCGATCAGCAGGCGGATTGCCGGGAATTGGTGGAATCCATCGCCAAGCAGGGCGAGGTCCTTGCGGCGAAAAAGGCGGAGCGCGAAGCTTTTTCCGCGAAGCTGAACGAGAAGGCCCTCGCCTCCTATCGCGGGGAAATGCGGGCGACGCTGTCCGCACTGGATGCGACCATAGCCAGTCGCGCCGAGATTTTGGCTGCGGACGAACGAAAACTCCAAGAGCTGCGCGATTCCATGGAGAGGCTGACGGTCAAGCTGTTGGGGGTGTCCTTGGAGGCGGATGACCTGAAAGCCGCATATCTGACGGCGCTGAGGCGATAG
- a CDS encoding NYN domain-containing protein — protein sequence MEQLLIVDGHSAIFAIPRFAGLHRGPTRYLARLELVKWLQRFGDASEWKVVVVFDGKQAERGIEGGTEEGILILYSRNGETADSVIERLAARFGARDQVKVASDDRMVLLTASAFGAETMRIAALEILVEG from the coding sequence GTGGAACAGCTGCTGATTGTCGATGGCCACAGCGCGATCTTTGCGATTCCGCGCTTCGCCGGACTGCACCGTGGCCCCACGCGCTACCTTGCCCGGCTGGAGCTGGTGAAATGGCTCCAGCGCTTCGGCGATGCCTCGGAGTGGAAGGTCGTCGTGGTATTTGATGGGAAGCAGGCGGAGCGGGGAATCGAGGGCGGGACGGAGGAGGGTATCCTCATTCTTTATTCCAGGAACGGCGAAACCGCGGACTCGGTGATCGAGCGGCTGGCGGCTCGTTTTGGCGCCCGTGATCAGGTCAAGGTGGCCAGTGACGACCGGATGGTGCTGCTCACGGCCTCCGCCTTCGGTGCGGAGACGATGCGGATCGCCGCGTTGGAAATCCTGGTGGAGGGGTAG